In a genomic window of Coprococcus eutactus:
- a CDS encoding serine/threonine protein kinase, whose translation MTELGTVLDGKYEILKKVGQGGMSIVYLAMDNRLNKQWAVKEIKNDGSKSTATLLKSLEREANILKDVDHPVLPRIVDIINENGTIYVVMDFVEGKPLSDVLKAEGAQDQNKVIEWGRALASALDYLHSMNPPIIYRDMKPSNVMLKPDGSVKLIDFGTAKEYIVENNADTTALGTRGYAAPEQFGDSQGRGIYNTDARTDIYNLGATLYHLVTGKNPCEPPYEIKPIRQWNPTLSSGFEQIIIKCCQPSPEDRYQSCSELLYALDHYNELDNEFKAKAKRKVAVFATMAGLSILSGCCAIFGGVKKGQLKEQDYNNKIAEAEDAVDSSDYNKAFECYKAAVDIDPTASEAYIGYMDTYAYYYTDEDVATGTGTETPAEKGIKFALRNIDKVKDDVKYEIALLYFNEVPDYSAARKYFNMVGDTENFANDVKQAKYYEAICDNKINKTADFNDSKQEVFDFQQYNSDNIDDTNTYKYVNYLNIATIYVDKLSSDEELANRTIELLQEASDKLNDNATVLSKEFPEERGVNYYSGQYSAILCSVYTYLAEKESDPVEQVAYYREAINSIDSYLSGLDMNGDAVTEKTKNVYAEYSRKKAEIYVSMGDISGDDKNYELAENVYLSAEQMLGVDDYSADLYTSHLTYLYNRYTDLYGSAPDTWDKSARNTVISVYNSGSRISMLADGKKPQWNTLIHKPVIEAIVSGTGSKTGK comes from the coding sequence ATGACAGAATTAGGAACAGTATTAGATGGGAAATACGAAATACTAAAAAAAGTCGGACAGGGCGGAATGTCGATAGTCTATCTCGCTATGGATAACCGACTTAATAAGCAGTGGGCAGTCAAGGAGATTAAAAATGACGGCTCCAAAAGTACGGCAACTCTCTTGAAAAGTCTGGAGAGGGAGGCCAACATACTCAAAGATGTCGACCATCCGGTTCTTCCGCGTATCGTCGATATTATAAACGAAAACGGTACGATATATGTAGTGATGGATTTTGTCGAGGGAAAACCTCTCAGCGATGTGCTCAAGGCTGAGGGCGCACAGGATCAGAACAAGGTCATAGAGTGGGGCAGAGCCCTAGCGAGTGCACTGGATTATCTTCATTCCATGAATCCACCTATAATATACAGGGATATGAAACCGTCAAATGTAATGCTTAAACCTGATGGTTCGGTAAAGCTTATAGACTTTGGAACGGCAAAGGAATATATCGTTGAGAACAATGCTGATACCACAGCTCTTGGAACCAGAGGATATGCAGCACCTGAGCAGTTCGGAGATTCCCAGGGACGAGGTATATACAATACGGATGCAAGAACCGATATATATAATCTGGGTGCTACGTTGTATCATTTGGTAACGGGTAAGAATCCATGTGAGCCTCCATATGAGATAAAACCTATCAGACAGTGGAATCCAACGCTCTCGTCAGGATTTGAGCAGATAATAATAAAATGCTGTCAGCCTAGCCCGGAGGACAGATATCAGTCGTGTTCAGAGCTTTTGTATGCGCTGGATCATTACAATGAGCTTGACAACGAATTCAAGGCAAAGGCAAAGAGAAAAGTTGCAGTATTTGCAACGATGGCGGGACTTTCTATATTGTCCGGATGTTGTGCGATATTTGGCGGAGTCAAGAAGGGACAGCTGAAGGAGCAGGATTATAACAACAAGATAGCGGAAGCAGAGGACGCGGTCGATTCGAGCGACTACAACAAGGCATTTGAATGTTATAAAGCGGCTGTGGACATTGATCCTACAGCATCAGAGGCGTATATAGGATATATGGACACATATGCCTACTATTACACGGATGAGGATGTGGCTACAGGAACGGGTACAGAGACACCGGCGGAAAAGGGAATCAAGTTTGCCTTGAGGAACATTGACAAGGTAAAGGATGATGTCAAATATGAGATAGCCCTTCTGTATTTTAATGAGGTACCGGATTATAGTGCTGCGAGAAAGTACTTTAATATGGTAGGAGATACGGAAAACTTTGCAAATGATGTAAAACAGGCAAAATACTATGAGGCTATATGCGATAACAAGATAAACAAGACAGCCGATTTCAATGACAGTAAGCAGGAAGTATTTGACTTTCAGCAGTACAACAGCGACAACATAGACGATACAAATACATACAAATATGTCAATTACCTTAATATAGCAACTATATATGTAGATAAGCTTTCAAGCGATGAGGAGCTTGCGAACAGAACGATAGAACTGTTGCAGGAGGCGAGCGACAAGCTGAACGACAACGCAACTGTCCTCTCAAAGGAGTTCCCAGAGGAGAGAGGAGTTAACTATTACAGCGGTCAGTACTCAGCGATCCTGTGTTCAGTCTACACATATCTTGCAGAGAAGGAGAGCGATCCTGTTGAACAGGTAGCTTATTACAGAGAGGCTATAAACAGCATTGATTCATATCTGTCAGGATTAGATATGAACGGAGATGCTGTCACCGAGAAGACAAAGAATGTGTACGCAGAGTATTCCAGAAAAAAAGCTGAGATATATGTGAGCATGGGCGACATCAGTGGTGACGACAAAAACTATGAACTTGCAGAGAATGTATACCTTTCGGCAGAGCAGATGCTGGGTGTTGATGATTACTCGGCAGATCTCTACACGAGTCATCTTACATATCTGTATAACAGATACACGGATCTGTATGGAAGCGCTCCTGATACATGGGATAAGAGCGCAAGGAATACAGTTATTTCGGTATACAATAGTGGCAGCAGGATAAGCATGCTGGCGGATGGAAAGAAGCCACAGTGGAACACGTTGATACACAAACCGGTTATAGAGGCTATAGTTTCAGGAACCGGAAGTAAGACAGGCAAGTAG
- a CDS encoding FHA domain-containing protein, producing the protein MNREKITVVPMGDTYKVNYCLDVDDVVDAKVYDMSRSGQFPQMILCNMQENGGVRVFEYDIDHMKPLPEILRSTVGKKEMLTVIYNVLDGLESFGKGMVSLSFVAKDIQHIFVSPETYDVGFIVAPVNKEATDMNEVRNLIKTIIVDATYSENDGDNYVARLINLTNVPGTFSSSDMKNKVIDLFVEMGASVPVAGRKKVADDAFATSGNSHILRSDVPSPKVSRLGVMRNNARMNGGMPPMGPNGMPVNGGMPPMGPNGMPVNGGMPPMGSNGMPMNGGMPPMGPNGMPMNGGMPPMGPNGMPMNGGMPPMGPNGMPINGGVPPMGPNGMPVNGGMPPMGPNGMPMNGGVPPMGPNGMPMNGGVPPMGPNGMPMNGGMPPMGPNGMPMNENVPPMSNPLGGAPVPPMGNPFETMPEVKDAEKEDVEENKGAEENKGAEEDREIQEQPKMEKPFGEATIPSMPEMSNPFGGAPVPPTGNLSGGVPVSPMENPIEQAPEDRAAEDKENENTEETSEQPVTDNLIGGAPVPPMPEMGNPFSGAPIPEMGNPFGGAPMPPMPEMNNQFGGTPVSSAVPTGMPFEEGPAPYFIRMRTGERINIDKAEFKIGRKASEVDYAISDNTDISRVHCVIVKDRGVCFISDNNSTNGTYINGQRLNEGEKRFLTNGVVVLLGNEEFVYHIR; encoded by the coding sequence ATGAATAGAGAGAAGATAACTGTAGTACCTATGGGGGATACATATAAAGTAAATTATTGCCTGGACGTTGACGATGTCGTCGATGCCAAGGTTTACGATATGAGCAGGAGCGGACAGTTTCCACAGATGATACTTTGTAATATGCAGGAAAATGGTGGGGTGAGAGTGTTTGAGTATGATATAGATCATATGAAGCCTTTGCCAGAGATTCTCAGGTCTACTGTCGGCAAGAAAGAGATGCTTACAGTGATTTACAATGTGTTAGATGGGCTTGAGTCGTTTGGAAAGGGAATGGTTTCTCTGAGTTTTGTGGCAAAGGATATTCAGCATATTTTCGTTTCACCAGAGACTTATGATGTGGGATTTATCGTTGCTCCAGTGAATAAAGAAGCCACGGATATGAATGAGGTTAGAAACCTCATAAAGACGATAATCGTTGACGCCACATATTCGGAGAATGACGGTGATAATTATGTTGCCAGACTTATAAACCTGACTAATGTGCCGGGAACATTTTCAAGTTCCGACATGAAAAATAAAGTGATCGATCTTTTTGTGGAGATGGGCGCTAGTGTCCCTGTTGCCGGAAGAAAAAAGGTAGCAGATGATGCGTTTGCAACCAGCGGGAACAGCCATATACTCCGTTCTGATGTACCGTCTCCAAAGGTAAGCCGTCTTGGGGTTATGAGAAATAATGCCAGAATGAACGGAGGTATGCCACCGATGGGACCAAACGGAATGCCGGTGAACGGAGGTATGCCACCGATGGGACCAAACGGAATGCCGGTGAACGGAGGTATGCCACCGATGGGATCAAACGGAATGCCGATGAATGGAGGTATGCCGCCAATGGGACCAAACGGAATGCCGATGAATGGAGGTATGCCGCCAATGGGACCAAACGGAATGCCGATGAACGGAGGTATGCCGCCGATGGGACCAAACGGAATGCCGATAAACGGAGGAGTGCCGCCGATGGGACCAAATGGAATGCCGGTGAATGGAGGTATGCCGCCGATGGGACCAAACGGAATGCCGATGAATGGGGGAGTGCCGCCGATGGGACCAAACGGAATGCCGATGAATGGAGGAGTGCCGCCGATGGGACCAAACGGAATGCCGATGAATGGAGGTATGCCGCCGATGGGACCAAACGGAATGCCGATGAACGAAAATGTACCACCAATGAGCAATCCGCTTGGTGGAGCACCAGTGCCACCGATGGGCAATCCGTTTGAGACGATGCCAGAGGTTAAAGATGCTGAGAAAGAGGATGTAGAAGAGAATAAAGGCGCCGAAGAGAATAAAGGCGCTGAAGAGGATAGGGAGATACAGGAGCAGCCAAAGATGGAGAAGCCATTTGGCGAAGCCACAATACCGTCGATGCCAGAGATGAGCAATCCATTTGGTGGAGCACCAGTGCCACCAACGGGCAATCTATCTGGCGGAGTACCGGTATCACCGATGGAAAATCCGATTGAGCAGGCGCCAGAGGACAGGGCAGCTGAAGATAAAGAGAATGAGAATACAGAGGAGACATCGGAGCAGCCAGTTACAGATAATCTGATTGGTGGAGCACCGGTACCGCCGATGCCAGAGATGGGCAATCCATTTAGCGGAGCACCGATTCCAGAGATGGGTAATCCATTTGGCGGAGCGCCGATGCCACCGATGCCTGAGATGAATAATCAGTTTGGCGGAACACCGGTATCATCGGCAGTGCCAACGGGAATGCCGTTTGAGGAAGGCCCTGCTCCATATTTCATCAGAATGAGGACCGGTGAGAGAATAAATATTGATAAGGCAGAATTCAAGATTGGACGTAAGGCTTCCGAAGTAGATTATGCGATCTCTGACAACACAGATATAAGTAGAGTACATTGTGTGATAGTCAAAGACAGAGGAGTATGTTTTATCAGTGATAACAACTCAACGAACGGAACATATATAAACGGACAAAGATTAAATGAAGGGGAAAAGAGATTCCTTACAAATGGTGTAGTTGTTTTATTGGGCAATGAAGAATTTGTATATCATATAAGATAG
- a CDS encoding DUF6382 domain-containing protein — MRKVSFKVRNIGSEKYLSYILNDDCEFDEELLDYLEENKIPELIDIIYEEDDENDYLTYNVTGRTTVDALLSNTVNAEKILGIVRGVASGIVNLRDLGIPASYVILHKGFTYVNPVTYDVGMLCVPVEADANINAEFRTFVKDILTSVKYDDSEDCNYVARLLNLLNTDKFTVRNFYSQLTELMESAGMQVEEKFLDIDGDISVSQSTVDTSPDTSMDDLPEYKDVSFGEDDDSEEEDDTVADVDSLFKDLTFDDSEKQEEGKSVSDGIDMSVFDDSVFDDLETENVDDDSDYTEALTSDVEVPEPQEPKTQSSLTEVAQTTDGVMEVELERQEEQIPVLISTDEVMDNPPVVKNIKINRAKIIQKAVVDAEESRIDNPTEQITAPQYMNGEAVEPETNMDPVTSKVETEEKKGTGSTVELTGGMNVVKDSDSEVAAAVSKGVPKAMPYIVRVNTGERVMINKAVFKIGKAGRGVDYHVGGNGAISKVHIIIYQREDGCYLKDNKTTNGTYLNGQRLDDNGEMKLSNDAMISIGGEDFIFKLS; from the coding sequence ATGAGAAAAGTAAGTTTCAAAGTAAGAAATATCGGCTCTGAGAAATATTTGTCATATATTCTTAATGATGATTGTGAGTTTGATGAAGAATTGCTGGATTATCTGGAGGAGAACAAGATTCCAGAACTCATAGATATCATTTATGAAGAGGATGATGAGAATGATTATCTTACATATAATGTTACAGGCAGGACAACGGTAGACGCACTCCTTTCTAATACAGTAAATGCCGAGAAGATATTGGGGATAGTCAGGGGGGTAGCTTCAGGAATAGTCAATCTTCGTGATCTTGGAATCCCTGCTTCTTATGTCATATTACATAAAGGATTTACGTATGTTAATCCTGTTACATATGATGTCGGAATGCTTTGTGTTCCAGTTGAAGCCGATGCAAATATAAATGCAGAATTTAGAACATTTGTAAAGGATATACTTACAAGCGTAAAGTATGACGATAGTGAAGACTGCAACTATGTTGCAAGACTGCTGAATCTTTTAAATACAGATAAGTTTACCGTGAGAAATTTTTATTCACAGCTTACAGAACTTATGGAATCTGCAGGTATGCAGGTTGAAGAAAAGTTTTTAGATATAGATGGTGATATATCTGTATCACAGTCTACAGTCGACACATCGCCTGATACAAGCATGGATGATCTGCCTGAGTACAAGGATGTGTCATTTGGTGAGGATGATGACTCAGAGGAAGAGGATGACACAGTAGCAGATGTTGACAGTCTGTTTAAGGATCTGACCTTTGATGATTCAGAGAAGCAGGAAGAGGGGAAGTCGGTATCAGATGGCATAGATATGTCAGTGTTTGACGACAGTGTATTTGATGATCTTGAGACGGAGAACGTTGATGACGATTCAGATTATACAGAGGCACTTACATCTGATGTGGAGGTGCCGGAGCCACAGGAGCCGAAAACACAGTCTAGTCTGACAGAGGTTGCTCAGACCACAGATGGAGTCATGGAAGTTGAACTTGAGCGGCAGGAGGAACAGATACCTGTTCTGATATCCACGGATGAGGTCATGGACAATCCACCAGTGGTCAAGAATATCAAGATAAACAGAGCTAAGATAATTCAGAAGGCGGTTGTCGATGCGGAGGAAAGCAGAATAGACAATCCTACTGAGCAGATAACAGCTCCTCAGTATATGAATGGTGAGGCAGTTGAACCTGAGACTAATATGGATCCTGTCACATCAAAGGTGGAGACCGAGGAGAAGAAGGGAACTGGTAGCACAGTTGAGCTTACGGGCGGAATGAATGTCGTAAAGGATAGCGACTCAGAGGTTGCTGCAGCAGTTTCAAAGGGAGTTCCTAAGGCTATGCCTTATATAGTCAGAGTCAACACTGGCGAGAGGGTTATGATCAATAAGGCCGTATTCAAGATAGGCAAGGCTGGTCGTGGAGTTGATTATCATGTTGGCGGTAACGGTGCGATAAGCAAGGTTCACATTATAATCTACCAGAGAGAGGATGGATGTTACCTGAAGGATAACAAGACGACCAATGGTACATATCTGAACGGACAGAGACTTGATGATAATGGTGAGATGAAGCTTTCAAATGATGCCATGATAAGTATCGGCGGTGAGGATTTCATTTTCAAATTAAGTTAA
- a CDS encoding PP2C family protein-serine/threonine phosphatase, which yields MRFSAVYNTDVGIKKKTNQDSLAIKIAETPDGQALFSLVCDGMGGLAKGEVASKEVICAFCNWFDQQFAEMVKNESFSEGALKYQWLHLAVDMNEKIKAYGEQNGIMLGTTISAILMYRGRYYIVHVGDSRIYQMSSTVQQLTADQTLVAREIAAGRLTPEQAETDSRRSVLLQCIGASPVVEPDFVAGDIQAGATYMICSDGFRHKISNDEIMSKIGPAACGTEAEMEDGCKFLTELVKYRKETDNITVVLIKTE from the coding sequence ATGAGATTTAGTGCAGTATACAATACAGATGTGGGAATCAAGAAAAAGACCAATCAGGATTCGCTTGCAATAAAGATTGCAGAGACACCGGACGGACAGGCCTTGTTCTCACTTGTATGTGACGGTATGGGAGGACTGGCAAAAGGGGAGGTCGCCAGCAAAGAAGTTATATGTGCGTTTTGCAATTGGTTTGACCAGCAGTTCGCCGAGATGGTAAAAAATGAGAGCTTCAGTGAGGGAGCATTGAAATATCAGTGGCTTCACCTTGCCGTGGACATGAATGAGAAGATAAAGGCATATGGTGAACAGAATGGAATAATGCTTGGAACAACAATATCGGCAATCCTGATGTACAGAGGCAGATATTACATAGTACATGTGGGAGACAGCCGTATATATCAGATGAGCTCGACCGTGCAGCAGCTCACAGCTGACCAGACTCTGGTTGCAAGGGAGATAGCAGCTGGTAGGCTTACACCGGAGCAGGCAGAGACGGATAGCCGAAGAAGCGTTCTTCTCCAGTGCATAGGTGCATCGCCGGTTGTTGAGCCGGACTTTGTGGCTGGAGATATCCAGGCGGGTGCAACATACATGATCTGTTCAGACGGATTCAGACATAAGATCTCAAACGATGAGATAATGAGTAAGATCGGGCCGGCAGCATGTGGAACAGAGGCAGAGATGGAGGACGGATGTAAGTTCCTCACAGAGCTGGTTAAGTACAGAAAAGAAACAGACAATATCACAGTGGTTCTTATTAAAACGGAATAA